One Parasphingorhabdus cellanae genomic region harbors:
- a CDS encoding alpha/beta fold hydrolase, with amino-acid sequence MAEEKIYQDQYWQSDDDLKLHYRDYPSSSTKTPIFCVPGLTRNIRDFEHLGQWINGKRRIIMINLRGRGESEYPKDSTTYNPKSYVADIVKLMDEIEIPEAIFFGTSLGGIVTMVMASLHPGRVAGALLNDIGPEIDQRGLDRIGEYVGQGRSFDTWAHAARDLAESGGDIFPDYTLKDWIVFAKKVYRMNSSGRIKLDYDMKISEPFERKGGDNAAMWRMLEALKNIPTLILRGELSDLFSDATAKKMLSVLEQGELVTVPRVGHAPSLEEPTSLDAIAALLQRVD; translated from the coding sequence ATGGCCGAAGAGAAAATTTATCAGGATCAGTATTGGCAATCTGATGACGACTTGAAACTACATTATCGCGACTATCCTTCGTCCAGTACAAAAACGCCAATATTCTGCGTGCCGGGTTTAACCCGCAATATCCGTGATTTTGAACATCTGGGGCAGTGGATCAATGGTAAGCGACGTATCATCATGATCAACTTGCGCGGGCGCGGTGAGAGTGAATATCCCAAAGATAGCACGACCTATAACCCAAAGTCCTATGTCGCGGATATTGTGAAGCTGATGGATGAGATTGAAATCCCTGAAGCCATATTCTTTGGAACATCATTAGGCGGTATCGTTACGATGGTTATGGCATCGCTGCATCCAGGCCGCGTTGCAGGTGCGTTGCTCAACGATATTGGTCCCGAAATCGATCAACGTGGGCTGGACAGGATCGGCGAATATGTGGGGCAAGGGCGTAGTTTTGACACTTGGGCTCATGCTGCACGCGATCTCGCTGAATCTGGCGGCGATATATTTCCAGATTACACCCTGAAAGACTGGATCGTGTTTGCAAAGAAAGTCTATCGGATGAATAGTTCCGGTCGGATCAAGCTGGACTATGATATGAAAATATCGGAACCGTTTGAGCGCAAAGGCGGGGATAATGCAGCGATGTGGCGGATGCTGGAAGCCTTGAAGAACATCCCCACGCTTATCCTGCGCGGCGAGTTGTCGGATCTGTTCAGCGACGCGACGGCAAAGAAGATGCTGAGTGTATTGGAGCAAGGGGAACTGGTTACCGTTCCCCGCGTCGGCCATGCGCCCAGTTTGGAAGAGCCAACTTCGCTTGACGCAATTGCCGCATTGCTTCAACGAGTCGATTGA
- a CDS encoding protein adenylyltransferase SelO family protein — MPYKPQAEPTKSSYRADVKITDLGEKIGDPVSAAQFPKHILRFRNDRWDQTVGLSDLDQEEWLNHFGRFETLPDNLDPPLALRYHGHQFRNYNPDIGDGRGFLFAQLRDHENRLMDLATKGSGTTPWSRSGDGRLTLKGGVREILATEMLEALGVETSKTFSLVQTGEELERGDEPSPTRSAVMTRLSHSHIRFGTFQRIAAEQNEDLMHALIDYCLTHFYDGTKTDNPATELFQNVATKGAQLAASYMTAGFVHGVLNTDNINVTGESFDYGPWRFTPYWEPGFTAAYFDHEGLYCFGRQPEALHWNLAQLASALRLVCDSDPLVATLEAFPKSYGKAFTEHFCWRLGVESEGFDKDKPLVVAAEQALSLKTVTIDQFFLDWGKGTSTEAQGYDSDEFDLFAKEMAKRMPSRSSNHNYWQSDSPCSLHIEEVETIWEAIADNDDWQPLTRKVEAIRNMGKALRGL; from the coding sequence ATGCCATATAAACCGCAAGCCGAACCCACCAAATCTTCCTATCGCGCTGATGTCAAAATAACCGACCTGGGTGAAAAGATTGGAGATCCTGTCAGCGCAGCCCAATTTCCAAAGCATATCCTGCGCTTTCGCAATGATCGCTGGGATCAGACCGTTGGTTTGTCGGACCTCGACCAAGAAGAGTGGCTCAATCATTTTGGCAGATTTGAAACCTTGCCAGACAATTTGGACCCTCCGCTGGCTTTGCGCTATCACGGCCATCAATTTCGCAATTATAATCCTGACATTGGCGATGGCCGTGGGTTCCTATTTGCCCAGCTGCGCGACCACGAAAACCGGCTGATGGACCTGGCTACCAAAGGTTCCGGTACGACGCCATGGAGCCGTTCGGGTGACGGGCGATTGACATTGAAAGGCGGTGTCAGGGAAATTCTGGCTACCGAGATGCTGGAAGCTCTTGGCGTTGAGACATCCAAGACTTTCTCGCTTGTTCAAACGGGAGAGGAGCTTGAACGCGGCGATGAACCGTCCCCTACCCGCTCCGCCGTCATGACCCGGCTCAGCCACAGCCATATCCGCTTCGGTACCTTTCAACGGATCGCTGCGGAACAGAATGAAGATCTAATGCACGCGCTGATCGACTATTGCCTCACCCATTTTTATGACGGCACGAAAACAGACAATCCCGCCACCGAGCTGTTTCAAAATGTTGCCACCAAAGGCGCGCAATTGGCTGCCAGTTATATGACAGCGGGGTTTGTTCACGGTGTCCTCAACACTGACAACATTAATGTCACAGGCGAGAGCTTTGACTATGGGCCCTGGCGTTTCACACCCTATTGGGAACCCGGCTTCACGGCCGCCTATTTTGATCATGAGGGACTCTACTGTTTCGGCCGGCAACCCGAGGCCTTGCATTGGAACCTTGCCCAGTTGGCCAGCGCACTAAGGCTGGTTTGCGATAGTGATCCGTTGGTTGCAACACTGGAAGCTTTTCCAAAATCCTATGGCAAAGCGTTTACGGAACATTTCTGTTGGAGGTTGGGTGTCGAAAGCGAAGGTTTCGATAAAGACAAACCTCTGGTCGTAGCAGCCGAGCAAGCACTAAGTTTGAAAACGGTAACGATTGATCAGTTTTTCCTGGACTGGGGCAAAGGCACATCCACTGAAGCGCAAGGTTATGATTCGGATGAATTCGACCTATTTGCGAAGGAGATGGCCAAACGAATGCCAAGCCGATCGTCAAATCACAATTATTGGCAATCAGACTCTCCCTGCTCGCTGCATATAGAAGAAGTCGAAACAATCTGGGAAGCGATCGCCGACAATGATGATTGGCAACCGTTAACCAGAAAAGTTGAGGCAATAAGAAATATGGGCAAGGCACTTAGAGGTTTGTAA
- the astD gene encoding succinylglutamate-semialdehyde dehydrogenase, with product MLTQLISVEPATGAILWQGEAGDADAAVANARQAWPTWAALPLTKRIEAVRRYSNRIRTQSEQLSELIARETGKPIWESRTEVEAVINKIDISVRAYAERTAQRQLPSQPNMRAAMRHKPHGVLAVLGPYNFPAHLPNGHIVPALIAGNVVVFKPSEKTPAVGAFLVDAFSKSGLPDGVVNILQGGPDVGKALTANDDIDGVLFTGSAQTGVALNRQFASRPDKILALEMGGNNPIIVWDTDDIHSAAVLVVQSAFLSAGQRCSAASRMIVKDELYDRVVKEVKRIADRLIIDEPFSKPAPFMGPVIDNEVADGLTESFLALMTHGGRPIKHMARPLDERPFLTPGIIDVTDMEERPDIELFGPILQVIRVPDFESAIAEANNTRYGLSAALIGGSAKQYDQFWSNSRAGIVNWNKMTVGASSEAPFGGIGLSGNHRPSAFYAADYCAYPVVSMEAEQTRASIGIGLKDED from the coding sequence ATTTTGACACAACTTATTTCAGTAGAGCCCGCGACAGGCGCAATCCTATGGCAAGGCGAAGCAGGAGATGCAGACGCTGCCGTTGCGAACGCACGGCAAGCCTGGCCGACCTGGGCAGCATTGCCGCTCACGAAAAGAATAGAAGCGGTTCGCCGTTATTCCAATCGCATAAGAACGCAGTCGGAACAGCTTTCAGAATTGATCGCCCGGGAGACTGGAAAGCCAATTTGGGAATCCAGAACCGAAGTCGAAGCGGTCATCAATAAAATCGATATATCTGTCAGGGCCTATGCAGAACGCACCGCGCAACGACAATTGCCCAGCCAGCCAAATATGCGCGCGGCGATGCGGCACAAACCGCACGGCGTATTGGCGGTGCTCGGCCCCTATAATTTTCCGGCCCACCTGCCGAACGGACATATCGTACCGGCGCTGATCGCTGGTAACGTTGTTGTCTTCAAGCCTTCGGAGAAAACGCCAGCTGTTGGAGCATTTCTGGTCGACGCTTTTTCTAAATCCGGCTTGCCTGATGGAGTGGTAAACATCCTGCAAGGCGGCCCTGATGTTGGGAAAGCACTGACCGCAAACGACGACATTGACGGTGTATTGTTCACCGGCTCGGCACAAACCGGCGTCGCTCTCAACCGCCAGTTTGCATCGCGGCCGGACAAGATTCTGGCGCTGGAAATGGGCGGCAACAACCCGATCATTGTTTGGGATACCGATGACATTCACAGTGCTGCCGTATTGGTGGTACAATCAGCATTTCTGTCCGCTGGGCAGCGCTGCTCTGCCGCAAGCCGGATGATCGTTAAAGACGAACTTTATGATCGTGTGGTGAAAGAAGTGAAACGGATAGCAGATCGCCTGATTATCGATGAACCGTTCAGCAAACCTGCGCCGTTCATGGGGCCTGTTATAGACAATGAAGTCGCAGACGGACTGACTGAGAGCTTTCTCGCGTTGATGACCCATGGCGGCCGCCCCATCAAGCACATGGCGCGACCATTGGACGAACGCCCCTTTCTAACACCGGGTATTATTGACGTTACAGATATGGAGGAGCGACCTGATATTGAGCTGTTCGGTCCTATATTGCAGGTCATACGCGTTCCCGATTTCGAAAGCGCAATAGCTGAGGCTAACAACACCCGATACGGCCTTTCCGCCGCTTTGATCGGCGGTAGCGCCAAGCAATATGATCAATTCTGGTCCAATAGCCGTGCCGGAATTGTCAACTGGAACAAGATGACCGTTGGCGCTTCCTCTGAGGCCCCATTTGGCGGCATTGGTCTTTCCGGCAATCATCGCCCAAGCGCCTTCTATGCTGCGGATTATTGCGCCTATCCCGTCGTTTCGATGGAAGCGGAACAGACCCGGGCATCTATCGGCATTGGTTTAAAGGATGAAGACTAA
- the cobA gene encoding uroporphyrinogen-III C-methyltransferase, which produces MEKNRPSPERAPTRNGIVYLVGAGPGDPELLTLRAARLLSEADIIVHDGLVSADILAMAPEKTQRVSVAKQRSRHSMPQEAINALLIAQARKGHKVVRLKGGDPFIFGRGGEEASDCIKAGVQVEVVPGISAALGCAAQAKIPLTHRDASSAVSFVAGQCKGLSDQNWSGLAGKGRTLVIYMGVANAEAIVEKLIADGASPDLPVAVLENGTRDDFRALQTLLTDLGDLVQREKVKSPALLVVGEVARYGDATDKFFEYAQMAGVEF; this is translated from the coding sequence ATGGAAAAAAATAGACCATCCCCAGAGCGCGCACCGACCAGAAATGGTATAGTCTATCTTGTTGGTGCTGGGCCCGGTGATCCCGAGCTGCTGACCTTGCGAGCTGCCCGGCTGTTATCTGAAGCTGACATCATCGTTCATGATGGGTTGGTTAGCGCTGATATATTGGCCATGGCACCAGAAAAAACCCAGCGGGTTTCGGTTGCCAAGCAGCGTTCTCGCCACAGCATGCCGCAAGAGGCGATCAACGCATTGTTGATCGCTCAAGCCCGGAAAGGCCATAAGGTCGTCCGGCTTAAGGGCGGCGATCCTTTTATTTTCGGCCGTGGTGGCGAAGAAGCAAGCGATTGCATCAAAGCCGGCGTCCAAGTGGAGGTCGTGCCCGGCATCAGTGCAGCCCTCGGCTGCGCGGCCCAAGCGAAAATACCGCTCACCCACCGCGATGCATCGAGTGCCGTTTCCTTCGTTGCAGGACAGTGCAAAGGACTGTCTGATCAGAACTGGTCAGGATTGGCTGGAAAAGGCCGTACGCTGGTTATTTATATGGGCGTTGCCAATGCTGAAGCGATTGTGGAAAAATTAATTGCCGACGGTGCATCGCCCGACTTGCCAGTAGCCGTGCTCGAAAACGGAACACGGGATGATTTCCGGGCGCTGCAGACATTGCTGACCGATCTTGGTGATCTCGTACAAAGAGAAAAGGTGAAGAGCCCTGCCCTGTTGGTGGTCGGCGAGGTTGCACGTTACGGTGACGCAACCGATAAATTTTTTGAATATGCGCAAATGGCGGGAGTGGAATTTTGA
- a CDS encoding DUF2849 domain-containing protein encodes MKILTGNDLKTGDVTWWTGSDWSRHVEDAIDVGENFEGILQEEEAARRVNVPYAIEAEMTDDGPRPAHIKDRVRALGPTVRPDLTLKPADPEAGNWVI; translated from the coding sequence TTGAAGATACTGACCGGAAATGACTTGAAGACAGGTGATGTGACCTGGTGGACCGGCAGCGACTGGTCCCGCCATGTCGAAGATGCCATTGATGTCGGTGAGAATTTCGAAGGCATTCTGCAAGAGGAAGAAGCCGCGCGGCGGGTCAATGTGCCCTATGCGATCGAAGCTGAGATGACCGACGACGGCCCTCGCCCCGCCCATATCAAGGATCGCGTGCGTGCATTGGGACCAACCGTAAGACCGGATTTAACATTAAAGCCAGCCGATCCTGAGGCTGGAAACTGGGTGATTTAG
- a CDS encoding nitrite/sulfite reductase produces MYQYDKYDQQMVDTRVAEFRDQVERRLAGELTEDQFKPLRLMNGLYLQLHAYMLRVAIPYGTLNSKQMRMLGHIARKYDRDYGHFTTRQNIQYNWIKLEDAPDILADLASVEMHAIQTSGNCIRNISSDQYAGAAADEIADPRPWAEILRQWSSFHPEFSYLPRKFKIAVIASDEDRAAMRLHDIGIQLVHKDGELGAKFFVGGGMGRTPMIAPEIRDFVPADELISYAEACLRVYNRYGRRDNKYKARIKILVHELGKEEYTRQVEEEFAHMKTLGLNPPVEELARITEYFADPAFDTNASDDLDLSDPDFNLWVDQNTVAHKQPGYAIATISLKPKSGIPGDASSSQIDLMADLAEQYSFDEMRVTHSQNIVLPHVKKSDLYALWQKLDEAGLAPANLDLITDSIACPGLDYCSLANARSIPLAQKISERFADLGRQRELGELKLKISGCINACGHHHAGHIGILGVDRKGTENYQLLLGGSAAEDTSLAKITGPGFSEDGVIDAIETVTDLYLKERQEDERFIDTYRRVGMAAFKEAIYG; encoded by the coding sequence ATGTATCAATATGACAAATATGACCAGCAAATGGTCGATACGCGGGTTGCGGAATTTCGCGATCAGGTGGAACGCCGCCTCGCCGGTGAACTGACCGAAGACCAATTTAAACCCCTGCGGCTTATGAACGGTCTGTATCTGCAGCTGCACGCCTATATGCTGCGTGTCGCCATCCCCTATGGTACGCTCAACAGCAAACAGATGCGGATGCTCGGTCACATTGCGCGCAAATATGACCGCGATTACGGGCATTTTACCACCCGCCAGAATATTCAATATAACTGGATAAAGCTCGAAGATGCGCCAGATATCCTCGCCGACCTGGCATCGGTCGAGATGCATGCGATTCAGACTAGCGGTAACTGCATTCGCAATATCTCCTCTGACCAATATGCCGGGGCAGCGGCTGATGAAATTGCCGATCCGCGCCCTTGGGCAGAAATCCTGCGTCAGTGGTCGAGCTTTCACCCTGAATTTTCTTATCTGCCCCGCAAATTCAAAATCGCGGTCATAGCCAGCGATGAAGATCGTGCGGCAATGCGCTTGCACGATATCGGCATTCAGCTGGTCCACAAGGATGGTGAATTAGGCGCGAAATTCTTCGTCGGCGGCGGTATGGGCCGAACGCCGATGATCGCTCCGGAAATCCGTGACTTTGTGCCTGCAGATGAACTGATCAGCTATGCCGAAGCCTGCCTGCGGGTCTATAACCGCTATGGACGGCGCGATAACAAATATAAAGCGCGGATCAAGATCCTCGTCCACGAACTGGGCAAGGAAGAATATACCCGTCAGGTCGAAGAAGAATTCGCCCATATGAAGACATTGGGTCTTAACCCTCCCGTGGAAGAACTGGCCCGGATTACCGAATATTTTGCTGATCCTGCCTTTGACACCAATGCGAGCGACGATCTCGATCTATCGGATCCGGATTTCAACCTTTGGGTGGACCAGAACACGGTTGCCCATAAGCAACCTGGCTATGCCATTGCGACGATCAGTCTAAAACCAAAGAGCGGCATTCCCGGTGATGCTTCATCATCGCAGATTGATCTTATGGCCGATCTCGCCGAGCAATATAGCTTTGACGAAATGCGCGTTACGCACAGCCAGAATATCGTTCTGCCCCATGTTAAAAAGAGCGATCTTTACGCATTATGGCAGAAACTGGATGAAGCCGGCTTGGCTCCTGCCAATCTCGACTTGATCACCGACAGCATTGCCTGCCCTGGTCTCGATTATTGCAGCCTTGCCAATGCGCGCTCTATCCCGCTGGCACAGAAGATCAGCGAGCGGTTTGCCGATCTCGGTCGTCAGCGCGAATTGGGTGAGTTGAAGCTCAAAATTTCCGGCTGCATCAATGCTTGCGGACACCATCATGCAGGCCATATCGGCATATTGGGCGTCGACCGTAAAGGCACCGAAAATTACCAATTGCTGCTCGGTGGTTCGGCTGCGGAAGACACTAGCCTAGCCAAAATTACCGGCCCAGGCTTTAGCGAAGATGGCGTGATTGACGCCATTGAAACCGTCACAGACCTCTATCTGAAAGAACGGCAAGAGGACGAACGGTTTATCGATACCTATCGGCGTGTCGGCATGGCTGCGTTCAAGGAGGCTATCTATGGTTGA
- a CDS encoding DUF934 domain-containing protein, with protein MVEAIRFRDDESHEEPAVSLEAFLDQSNATAVRIEAGEDARLLLPLLDRLALIEIDFPVFGDGRGYSAAQILREAGYIGELRASGDVLVDQIAYMRRCGFDAFTPDAPIDAKVMDKALELYDAVYQGTTDSRTPIWKLRHG; from the coding sequence ATGGTTGAGGCAATCCGTTTTCGCGATGACGAAAGCCATGAAGAGCCAGCGGTTTCGCTTGAGGCATTTTTGGATCAATCCAATGCGACCGCCGTACGGATCGAAGCGGGCGAAGATGCTCGGCTGCTCCTCCCGTTGCTGGATCGCTTGGCCCTGATCGAAATCGACTTCCCGGTCTTTGGCGACGGTCGCGGCTATTCCGCAGCGCAAATCCTGCGTGAAGCCGGCTATATAGGCGAATTGCGGGCCAGCGGTGATGTGTTGGTCGATCAAATCGCCTATATGCGCCGCTGTGGCTTTGATGCATTCACGCCTGATGCGCCGATAGATGCCAAGGTCATGGACAAAGCGCTGGAGCTTTATGACGCAGTCTATCAAGGCACCACAGACAGTCGCACGCCGATTTGGAAATTGCGTCATGGGTGA
- a CDS encoding phosphoadenylyl-sulfate reductase: protein MGEPARKIDIIDARPDFTQADADALNARFEGVHASAMLKALFEEDNLGEVAVVSSFGTESAVLLDLVAKADPAIPVTFVDTLKMFPETLEYRKTLIQTLGIQNANVVKPDPVVLAAKDGNELRWSFDPDGCCEIRKVEPLARAKSGLNSWISGRKAFQSVTRQNLPRFEVEDGRLKINPLGDWIKDDLEAYFEEHDLPRHPLEEQGYLSVGCAPCTSKVKPGEDPRAGRWRGWDKTECGIHEDVTPLPAPEDDESGANDPIF, encoded by the coding sequence ATGGGTGAGCCAGCACGCAAAATTGATATCATCGACGCGCGGCCTGATTTTACGCAGGCAGATGCCGACGCCCTGAATGCGCGCTTTGAAGGGGTGCATGCTTCAGCGATGCTGAAAGCCCTTTTCGAAGAAGATAATCTTGGTGAAGTGGCGGTTGTTTCTTCCTTTGGGACCGAAAGTGCCGTTTTGCTGGACCTCGTGGCAAAAGCCGATCCCGCCATTCCGGTGACTTTTGTTGATACACTGAAAATGTTCCCCGAAACGCTGGAATATCGCAAAACACTGATCCAAACTCTGGGCATTCAAAATGCGAATGTTGTGAAGCCGGACCCTGTTGTTCTTGCGGCCAAAGACGGGAATGAGCTGCGTTGGTCATTTGACCCTGATGGCTGCTGTGAAATCCGCAAGGTCGAGCCATTGGCACGCGCCAAGTCCGGTTTGAACAGCTGGATTTCAGGGCGCAAGGCCTTTCAATCGGTTACGCGCCAAAACCTGCCGCGCTTTGAAGTCGAAGACGGCCGGTTGAAAATCAACCCGCTAGGCGATTGGATCAAGGATGATCTCGAAGCCTATTTTGAAGAGCATGACCTGCCCCGCCACCCGCTGGAAGAACAAGGCTATCTCTCCGTTGGCTGTGCACCTTGCACGTCCAAAGTCAAACCGGGCGAAGACCCCCGGGCCGGCCGTTGGCGCGGTTGGGACAAGACCGAATGCGGTATTCATGAAGATGTTACGCCATTGCCGGCTCCGGAAGATGATGAAAGTGGCGCAAACGATCCGATTTTTTAG
- a CDS encoding flavin monoamine oxidase family protein has product MHQTLRDQVDVVIVGAGMSGLSAAARLDQANIDFCLIEAQNRVGGRIETEHTADGEIIEHGAQALNTDMQKLFSAVTRSGLHPVPLPNIGRYLCDGASGASAITAFRKMETLFEKPNRDDAELALLYNDPQKSAADRLSLLSLESEMRSLIASQVEELWGLPMHELQFSHAVDIFERYDSDREDWEFHVQEGLSALATSLAEKLGDRLVLQTPVQSVDVGSESAVIDTVSGSIKAKAVIVAAPPTIAKKFMPPSHWSQPALKAYQAGDMIKMTLCYDRPFWRDAGNSGMSSSISLSGFATADTSLKEHGKPRLTVFIGGPNARHLAGLSREQRWERIQQPLVRLFGAPAANPVAQFERIWVDDPWVGGGYNAHVIAGQMLAPDVVLRKMEDRVTFACSEIATQFPGYVEGAIHEGQQAAGRIAHMLGFSETAVTATKRLESSERKGLWSLFKQIAKR; this is encoded by the coding sequence ATGCATCAAACTCTTCGTGATCAAGTCGATGTTGTGATCGTTGGAGCCGGCATGTCAGGCCTTTCGGCGGCGGCCCGGCTGGATCAAGCGAATATAGATTTTTGCCTGATCGAAGCACAAAACCGTGTCGGCGGTCGTATCGAAACCGAACATACCGCCGATGGTGAAATTATCGAACATGGCGCACAAGCGCTGAACACCGATATGCAAAAGCTGTTTTCAGCAGTAACCAGGTCTGGCCTCCATCCCGTTCCCTTGCCCAATATTGGCCGCTATCTATGCGACGGGGCGAGCGGAGCATCCGCAATTACTGCTTTTCGTAAAATGGAAACTCTTTTCGAAAAGCCAAATCGCGACGATGCTGAACTTGCCCTGCTATATAACGATCCTCAAAAATCCGCCGCAGATCGGTTATCTTTACTGTCTTTAGAATCGGAGATGCGAAGCCTGATCGCATCGCAAGTCGAAGAATTGTGGGGTTTGCCGATGCACGAGCTCCAGTTTTCCCATGCTGTTGACATCTTCGAGCGATATGATTCAGATCGCGAAGATTGGGAATTTCATGTTCAGGAGGGTCTTAGCGCGCTGGCGACTTCCCTTGCAGAAAAACTCGGTGATCGGTTGGTGTTACAAACACCCGTGCAATCGGTCGACGTGGGCAGCGAAAGCGCTGTGATAGACACTGTGTCGGGCTCCATCAAAGCAAAGGCTGTCATCGTCGCGGCCCCGCCAACAATCGCCAAAAAATTCATGCCACCCTCTCACTGGTCCCAACCAGCATTGAAGGCTTATCAAGCTGGTGACATGATCAAGATGACTTTATGTTATGACCGCCCGTTCTGGCGCGATGCTGGCAATTCCGGCATGAGTAGCAGCATTAGCCTTTCTGGATTTGCCACCGCTGATACAAGCTTGAAAGAGCACGGTAAACCTCGCTTGACTGTGTTTATCGGCGGACCAAATGCACGGCATCTTGCGGGTTTGTCACGTGAGCAGCGATGGGAACGGATCCAGCAACCGTTGGTCCGCTTATTCGGAGCGCCTGCGGCGAACCCGGTCGCACAATTCGAACGCATATGGGTAGATGACCCATGGGTGGGCGGTGGCTACAATGCTCATGTGATCGCTGGTCAGATGCTTGCTCCGGACGTGGTTCTGCGGAAGATGGAAGATCGCGTGACATTCGCGTGCTCAGAAATTGCCACGCAATTTCCCGGCTATGTCGAAGGAGCGATACACGAAGGGCAGCAAGCCGCAGGTCGCATAGCCCATATGTTAGGTTTTAGTGAAACAGCTGTTACAGCGACGAAAAGGTTAGAGTCCTCAGAGCGGAAAGGCCTCTGGTCGCTGTTTAAGCAAATCGCTAAACGGTGA
- a CDS encoding replicative DNA helicase, protein MAELVRFDAVEEETQRLPRNVEAEATFLGALLIDNRVAEDVQIKLRPEHFYEPLHGRIYEQALKLLDRNMVVTPVTLKPYFEADEAMKVLGGPSYLAKLTGDGAGLIGARDFADQIYDLALLRELVTVGRTLVDSALDTSETVDPKTQIEEAESALYRVSEGEAQEGGVKSFLAASTEALTNVERAFNSGGKVSGITTGLTDLNAKMGGLHKSDLLILAGRPGMGKTSLATNIAFNAANRYRRDMQDGIEPIDSLGAKTVFFSLEMSADQLATRILSEQAEISSEKLRMGAISRDEMHRLALASRELQDLPLFIDDTPALTIAALRTRARRLQRRSGINLIVVDYLQLLQGSGRANDNRVNEISEISRGLKTLAKELNCPVIALSQLSRQVESREDKRPQLSDLRESGSIEQDADIVMFIFRDEYYHLAVKPDDPDENSTEEQKAKYLAWETDHQSKVGKATVIVAKNRQGSTGNIQLSFLSEFTKFGDLAYGDAPDDY, encoded by the coding sequence ATGGCCGAGTTAGTTCGTTTTGATGCAGTCGAAGAAGAAACCCAGCGCCTGCCCCGCAATGTTGAGGCAGAGGCGACGTTTCTCGGTGCGTTATTGATTGATAACCGTGTCGCCGAAGACGTGCAGATCAAGCTGCGCCCGGAACATTTCTACGAACCGCTTCATGGACGCATTTATGAGCAGGCGTTGAAGCTGCTCGATCGCAATATGGTTGTCACCCCCGTCACGCTAAAGCCCTATTTTGAGGCGGACGAAGCGATGAAGGTGCTCGGCGGACCTTCCTATCTGGCCAAATTGACCGGCGATGGTGCGGGCTTGATTGGCGCGAGGGATTTTGCAGACCAGATTTATGATCTCGCGCTCTTACGCGAACTGGTTACCGTTGGTCGCACTTTGGTCGATAGCGCTCTCGATACCAGCGAAACGGTCGATCCCAAGACCCAGATTGAAGAAGCGGAGTCGGCACTTTACCGGGTCTCCGAGGGCGAAGCGCAGGAAGGTGGGGTTAAATCCTTCCTGGCTGCATCTACCGAGGCCCTGACCAATGTCGAACGCGCCTTTAACAGCGGCGGCAAGGTGTCTGGCATTACAACGGGCCTGACGGACCTAAATGCAAAAATGGGCGGCCTGCACAAAAGTGATTTGCTGATATTGGCGGGACGTCCCGGCATGGGTAAGACCTCGCTCGCGACCAATATCGCATTCAACGCAGCCAACCGATATCGCCGCGATATGCAGGACGGGATTGAGCCGATCGATTCACTGGGCGCCAAGACGGTGTTTTTCAGTCTTGAGATGTCCGCGGACCAGCTGGCGACGAGAATATTGTCCGAGCAGGCAGAAATCAGCTCCGAAAAACTCCGTATGGGGGCGATTAGCCGTGACGAGATGCACCGGCTGGCATTGGCGTCGCGGGAGTTGCAGGATTTGCCGCTGTTTATCGATGATACACCAGCTCTGACCATTGCGGCGCTGCGGACCCGCGCGCGCCGGTTGCAGCGACGCAGCGGTATCAACTTGATCGTGGTCGATTATCTTCAGCTTTTGCAAGGGTCCGGACGCGCCAACGACAACCGTGTCAACGAAATTTCCGAGATTAGCCGAGGGCTCAAAACCCTTGCGAAAGAGCTGAATTGTCCGGTTATCGCGCTGTCGCAGCTGAGCCGGCAAGTGGAAAGCCGCGAAGATAAACGCCCGCAGCTATCGGATCTGCGTGAATCCGGTTCGATCGAGCAGGATGCCGATATCGTGATGTTCATTTTCCGCGACGAATATTATCATCTTGCCGTGAAGCCCGATGATCCGGACGAAAATTCGACCGAGGAACAGAAAGCCAAATATCTCGCGTGGGAAACCGATCATCAAAGCAAGGTCGGCAAAGCCACCGTCATTGTCGCGAAAAACCGCCAAGGTTCGACTGGGAATATCCAACTGAGCTTCCTGAGTGAGTTCACCAAATTTGGCGATCTGGCTTATGGTGATGCGCCGGATGATTATTGA